A window of Gloeothece verrucosa PCC 7822 genomic DNA:
GAGTTTAGCCGAAAAAAAGGGCAAGGAAATTTTGTGACTGTTGTTAGTGATATTGACAAAAGCTCTTTATTAGAAGTAATAGATTCTCATAAAACTGATGAAATTATAGAGGCTTTAAAGCAACAACCACAAGAGTTACGAGAGAATGTAAAAGAAGTTTGTGTAGATATGTGGGGAGGTTTTCAAAAAGTAATTAAAGAAGCTTTTCCTCATGCTTTAATTGTAATTGATAGATTTCACGTCATGAAATTAATTAATAAATCTTTAAATAAAATCCGTTTAATTTTAAATTTAAAAGGCTTAAAAACTCGCTGTTTACTTCTTAAAAATAGTACAGACTTAACCGAAGAAGAAAAGAGCGAATTAGAGGAAGTTTTAAAATCCTCTCCTTGCTTAAGGATAGCTTATGAATTAAAGGAAGAACTACGCAATATTTATGAGAGTAGTACCACCGTAAAAATGGGACTGAGAAGAATTAAAAAATGGTTAGTTTTGGCTAGGTGTCTTTTTGGCCAAACTGCCAAAACTGTAGAGAAGCATACTCAAGAAATCTGTCATTACTTTGTTAATAGAACAACCAGTGGTGTTATGGAAGGAATTAATAATAAGATTAAATTGATTATTAGACAAAGCTATGGCTTTAACATTTTTGATTCTTTGCGAGAAAAATTATTAGCTTGCTTGTTTTAATAAGCCGTGCTTATCATCACAGGTACGGGAGAGCCGCTTTATTTTTAGATAATTTACCTTTGAAGAAAGTGCCAAAACATAATGCTGCCCCAGTACCCAAAAACGTTAAAGGTTCTGGAATTGGTTCTACTGTCTTAAAAATTATACTTCCTGAAGATAGTAAATCATTAGTATAGGTATCTGTGTATTCAAAAAATTCTCCAGTATTAACATCGAATCCTCCCACAGAAACGGTTCCCGTAAAATATTGCTCGTAGCTACCACCCAGAAGAAAAAGCGAATGTATCCCATTAATTGTTACTCCCGTACTACCCCCTGGATAAAATACTTCATTGTAAATTAGCTCTGATTCTAAAAATATTCCTGACAATTCTCCTTGATTAAAGTTAAAACTAATGGGAGTTTTAGAACCCGAGATTATGGCGGTTGGAGGAAAGGGCGACGAGGGAATGCCTACATAAGAATAAAAAAAATCAGCATTTTTTAGTTCAGATAACTGAACAGTTTCTAAACCTATTCCTGTTATGGAAGAATTGTCAAAAGATAAAATACCAGACCCTTGGTCACCAAGGAAAAACTCAAAAGAAGCCGCATGAGCCGATGAAGCCGATTCGACAACCACAGTTTTGGCTATAGTTGAGACTTTCACCATAAAAAGGCCAAATTTGTTAACCATAACTTTGCCAGGTTAGAACGAGGTTACAAGGGTTTGCGCCACTGCTCAAGTTGACTTACCTCGGCTATAATTACTCTAACTCCCAAATGTCAACCATAACCGTGCCCGAAGTTCTTGCTCCGTTCGCGCTCCTAAAAAGTTTTCTAAAAACAGCCCCTTTCAAGAGTCAGATATGGTTGATTTTGGCAAAGATATGATTTACAATTAAGAGTAAGTAATAAGCTTAAACACTGACGCAGAGAAAGATTAAAAGGTTT
This region includes:
- a CDS encoding PEP-CTERM sorting domain-containing protein → MVNKFGLFMVKVSTIAKTVVVESASSAHAASFEFFLGDQGSGILSFDNSSITGIGLETVQLSELKNADFFYSYVGIPSSPFPPTAIISGSKTPISFNFNQGELSGIFLESELIYNEVFYPGGSTGVTINGIHSLFLLGGSYEQYFTGTVSVGGFDVNTGEFFEYTDTYTNDLLSSGSIIFKTVEPIPEPLTFLGTGAALCFGTFFKGKLSKNKAALPYL